From the Phycisphaerales bacterium AB-hyl4 genome, one window contains:
- a CDS encoding glycosyl hydrolase, whose product MKIDTQLKPADLRPAIDRVFGIAADKVRLLERAWDTSKGTPVFTVNGKYTTRGWTEWTQGFQYGCAILTFDATDDCELLELGRQHTLKDMAPHVTHIGVHDHGFNNLSTYGNLRRLMHEGRFEHNEWENHFYEMAIKASGAVQAARWTETIDARTGSPKDGGGFIYSFNGPQSLFIDTMRTIRILGAAHQLGHALMGEQDTRHNLLGRSIQHALTTSKYIVFHGDSEHTYDVRGRTAHEGLFNRNDGRFRARSTQQGYSPFSTWTRGLSWAVCGYPEQLEFLKTLKPADIKAASGLAKGDVIALYEQAARDVCDHYIDDVSTTDGITYWDDGAPNLHKLGDWRNAPADPYNDHEPVDATASAIAAQGLIRFGQYLGKAKGKRYLQAGLSVARTLFDEPYLSTKKNHQGMLLHSIYHWPNGWDNVPRGRKVACDESSMWGDYHLLELANLIKRMANDAPYPVFFDKA is encoded by the coding sequence ATGAAGATCGACACCCAGCTCAAGCCCGCCGACCTCCGCCCCGCCATCGACCGCGTCTTCGGCATCGCTGCCGACAAGGTCCGCCTGCTCGAACGCGCGTGGGACACCTCCAAGGGCACGCCCGTCTTCACCGTCAACGGCAAATACACCACCCGCGGCTGGACCGAGTGGACCCAGGGCTTCCAGTACGGCTGCGCCATCCTCACCTTCGACGCCACCGACGACTGCGAGCTGCTCGAGCTCGGCCGACAGCACACCCTCAAGGACATGGCCCCTCACGTCACGCACATCGGCGTGCACGATCATGGGTTCAACAACCTTTCAACCTACGGCAACCTCCGCCGACTCATGCACGAAGGCCGATTCGAACACAACGAGTGGGAAAACCACTTCTACGAAATGGCCATCAAAGCCAGCGGCGCTGTCCAGGCCGCGCGATGGACCGAAACCATCGACGCCCGCACCGGCAGCCCTAAAGACGGCGGCGGCTTCATCTACTCCTTCAACGGACCGCAGTCGCTGTTCATCGACACGATGCGAACCATCCGCATCCTCGGCGCCGCCCATCAACTCGGCCACGCACTCATGGGCGAACAGGACACCCGCCACAACCTGCTCGGCCGATCGATTCAACACGCACTGACCACCAGCAAATACATCGTCTTCCACGGCGACTCCGAACACACCTACGACGTCCGCGGCCGCACCGCCCACGAAGGCCTGTTCAACCGCAACGACGGCCGATTCCGCGCCCGCTCTACCCAACAGGGCTACTCGCCGTTCAGCACATGGACCCGCGGCCTCTCGTGGGCCGTGTGTGGCTACCCGGAACAGCTCGAATTCCTCAAAACCCTCAAGCCCGCCGACATCAAAGCCGCCTCCGGCTTGGCGAAGGGTGACGTCATCGCCCTCTACGAACAAGCCGCCCGCGACGTCTGCGATCACTACATCGACGACGTCTCCACCACCGACGGCATCACCTACTGGGACGACGGCGCACCGAACCTGCACAAGCTCGGCGACTGGCGCAACGCCCCCGCCGACCCCTACAACGACCACGAACCCGTCGACGCGACCGCCAGCGCCATCGCCGCGCAGGGCCTCATCCGCTTCGGCCAATACCTCGGCAAGGCAAAGGGCAAGCGATACCTGCAAGCCGGCCTGAGCGTCGCCCGCACGCTCTTCGACGAGCCGTACCTGTCGACGAAGAAAAACCACCAGGGCATGCTGCTGCACTCGATCTACCACTGGCCCAACGGCTGGGACAACGTCCCGCGCGGCCGCAAGGTCGCCTGCGACGAGTCGAGCATGTGGGGCGACTATCACCTGCTCGAACTGGCCAACCTCATCAAGCGCATGGCCAACGACGCCCCCTACCCCGTCTTCTTCGACAAAGCCTGA
- a CDS encoding Gfo/Idh/MocA family protein, which produces MIDEQAAGGKAIGYGLIGAGSFGQFACTKYQELDAVRPIALADENREAADRAAASLGIEASESVDALLARDDIDLVHIATPPFTHRELVTRALEAGKHVLCEKPLATSLADAEMMIDLAESKGRILSVNLIMRYDPLCETMKRIIESKLLGEPVHGFFENYAKDEPLPPEHWFWKQNLSGGIFIEHGVHFFDLFQWWLGEPEIVAAQQIKRGGADLIEQVQATARYGEGVLVNFYHGFTQATRMDRQEMRLVFERGAISLDEWVPTSMTIDCIATRDQVDAMAAMLPDCQIENVASYTGEDRKVTSRHKSYEVDGHYRLYGTTGMTKDELYGHVLQQLLLDQIQAINDSSHQRRVSERNGYGSLHAAVTAEQLSRHAVPMSSER; this is translated from the coding sequence ATGATCGACGAGCAGGCGGCTGGGGGGAAGGCAATCGGCTACGGTTTGATCGGCGCGGGCAGTTTCGGGCAGTTCGCCTGCACCAAGTATCAAGAGCTTGACGCGGTTCGCCCGATTGCGTTGGCGGATGAGAACCGTGAGGCCGCAGACCGCGCCGCAGCATCGCTGGGAATCGAGGCGAGCGAGAGCGTCGACGCGCTGCTCGCTCGCGATGACATTGATCTGGTGCACATCGCGACGCCGCCTTTCACACATCGGGAACTGGTGACGCGGGCGCTGGAAGCGGGCAAGCATGTGCTGTGTGAGAAGCCGCTGGCGACGAGCCTGGCCGACGCGGAGATGATGATCGACCTGGCCGAGTCGAAAGGGCGCATTCTTTCGGTGAATCTCATCATGCGGTACGACCCGCTATGCGAGACGATGAAGCGGATCATCGAGTCGAAACTGCTTGGCGAGCCGGTGCACGGCTTTTTTGAGAATTACGCCAAGGATGAACCGTTGCCGCCGGAGCATTGGTTCTGGAAGCAGAACCTCAGCGGCGGGATTTTCATCGAGCATGGCGTGCACTTTTTCGACCTGTTCCAGTGGTGGCTTGGCGAGCCGGAGATCGTCGCGGCGCAGCAGATCAAACGGGGCGGTGCGGATTTGATCGAACAGGTGCAGGCGACGGCCCGCTATGGCGAAGGCGTGCTGGTGAACTTTTATCACGGCTTCACGCAGGCCACGCGTATGGATCGGCAGGAGATGCGGCTGGTGTTCGAGCGCGGGGCGATCAGCCTCGACGAATGGGTGCCGACGAGCATGACCATCGACTGCATCGCGACGCGCGACCAGGTCGACGCGATGGCCGCGATGCTGCCCGACTGTCAGATCGAAAACGTCGCCAGCTACACCGGCGAAGATCGAAAAGTCACCTCGCGACACAAGTCTTATGAAGTGGACGGCCACTACCGCCTCTACGGCACCACCGGCATGACCAAGGACGAGCTGTACGGCCACGTTTTACAGCAACTGCTGCTCGACCAGATCCAGGCGATCAACGACTCATCCCATCAGCGACGCGTCAGCGAGCGCAACGGCTACGGCTCGCTGCACGCGGCCGTCACGGCGGAACAGCTTTCCCGACACGCCGTGCCGATGTCGTCGGAGCGGTGA
- the hisI gene encoding phosphoribosyl-AMP cyclohydrolase, producing the protein MSDTARETSTTLDIKFNEQGLVPAIVQNIDTGEILMMGWMNDAALKQTLQTRKATFFSRSRNKMWVKGESSGHIQEVIDARVDCDQDVVVLKCKSHGPACHVGYHTCFYRSADADGNLKTVEEKTFDPNTVYHK; encoded by the coding sequence ATGAGCGATACCGCCCGCGAAACCTCGACCACACTCGACATCAAGTTCAACGAGCAAGGCCTCGTCCCCGCCATCGTCCAGAACATCGACACCGGCGAAATCCTCATGATGGGCTGGATGAACGACGCCGCACTCAAGCAAACCCTGCAAACACGCAAAGCAACCTTCTTCTCACGCTCGCGAAACAAAATGTGGGTCAAGGGCGAATCGTCCGGCCACATTCAGGAAGTCATCGACGCACGCGTCGACTGCGATCAGGACGTCGTCGTCCTTAAGTGTAAATCCCACGGCCCCGCCTGCCACGTCGGCTATCACACCTGCTTCTACCGCAGCGCCGACGCCGACGGCAACCTCAAAACCGTCGAAGAAAAAACCTTCGACCCCAACACCGTCTATCACAAATAA
- the sdhA gene encoding succinate dehydrogenase flavoprotein subunit: MATKQPRVIVVGGGLAGLAASVRIAEAGTPVDLFSMVPVRRSHSVCAQGGINATNEVARQQGYSEWMHMDETLYGGDFLNHQPPVYDMTHWAPRIIDLLDRAGVPFNRTSEGRRDLRKFGGSLFKRTHFSGATTGQQLLYALDEQTRRHEAEGHVTKYEFWEFLWPVLDDDGVCRGIIAQDMRTMEIRSFRADAVIMATGGCGAIFGKSTMSVICTGAAAARCYRAGAWLGNPEMIQVHPTAIPGEDKCRLMSESARGEGGRVWVPRKQGDDRKPTDIPDAERWYFLEERYPAYGNLVPRDIATREIFNVCQEGYGVGGGNMVYLDVSHLPDETKHKLDGILEIYEKFVGDNPRKVPMKIFPAVHYSMGGMYTIYATEEKKPVEGDEGQAIGMKFGDPTNMQTNIPGLYAFGEVNYQYHGATRLGANALLSCIFDGLYCGLGTHNRVTNMDKPAAELPDSLYNKYIEQEQAKVKHLSEAQGKHNPYELHERMGSEMTAACTVVKTEERMTKAYGVLREIKEQYEDIRLSDTTSWTNANLGFARALGDMIRYAEATLLGSIERKESRGSHYRPDYPERDDAKFHKTCIAKYDSAGDKPIIEWEDVPCPLVPPRARTYGKVEVSAESAASKQADLDNKPGGEGYSQRPSETSPVYGTETNGKDASAS, from the coding sequence ATGGCTACAAAGCAACCGAGAGTGATCGTGGTCGGCGGCGGGCTGGCAGGGCTCGCCGCGTCCGTGCGGATTGCCGAGGCAGGCACGCCGGTCGACCTTTTCTCCATGGTGCCCGTGCGCCGCTCGCACAGCGTCTGCGCCCAGGGCGGCATCAACGCCACGAACGAGGTCGCCCGGCAACAGGGCTACTCCGAGTGGATGCACATGGACGAGACGCTCTATGGCGGCGACTTCCTCAACCATCAGCCGCCCGTCTATGACATGACCCACTGGGCGCCGCGGATCATCGACCTGCTCGACCGGGCCGGCGTGCCGTTTAACCGTACGTCGGAAGGTCGACGCGACCTGCGAAAGTTCGGCGGATCGTTGTTCAAGCGAACGCACTTCTCCGGCGCGACGACCGGCCAGCAACTGCTTTACGCGTTGGATGAACAGACACGTCGGCATGAAGCCGAGGGTCACGTCACGAAGTATGAGTTCTGGGAATTTCTCTGGCCCGTGCTTGACGACGACGGCGTCTGCCGCGGCATCATCGCGCAGGACATGCGGACGATGGAGATTCGCTCGTTCCGCGCGGATGCGGTGATCATGGCCACCGGTGGTTGCGGCGCGATCTTCGGCAAGAGCACGATGAGCGTCATCTGCACCGGCGCCGCGGCTGCGCGTTGCTATCGCGCCGGCGCGTGGCTGGGCAATCCGGAGATGATTCAGGTCCACCCGACCGCGATCCCCGGCGAAGATAAATGTCGCCTCATGTCCGAGTCCGCCCGCGGCGAAGGCGGCCGGGTGTGGGTGCCTCGTAAGCAGGGCGATGACCGCAAGCCTACCGACATCCCCGACGCCGAGCGTTGGTATTTCCTTGAGGAACGCTATCCGGCGTATGGCAACCTCGTACCGCGCGACATTGCGACACGCGAGATCTTCAACGTCTGCCAGGAAGGCTACGGCGTCGGCGGCGGCAACATGGTCTACCTCGACGTTTCGCACCTGCCCGACGAAACGAAGCATAAGCTCGACGGCATCCTCGAAATCTACGAAAAATTCGTCGGCGACAACCCGCGCAAAGTCCCGATGAAGATCTTCCCCGCTGTCCACTATTCCATGGGCGGCATGTACACCATCTACGCCACCGAAGAAAAGAAGCCCGTGGAAGGCGACGAAGGCCAGGCCATCGGCATGAAGTTCGGCGACCCGACCAACATGCAGACCAACATACCCGGCCTGTACGCGTTCGGTGAAGTCAATTACCAGTACCACGGCGCGACCCGCCTTGGCGCGAACGCGCTGCTGTCGTGCATCTTCGACGGCCTGTACTGCGGCCTGGGCACGCACAACCGTGTGACGAACATGGACAAGCCCGCAGCCGAGCTGCCCGACTCGCTTTACAACAAGTACATCGAGCAGGAGCAGGCCAAGGTCAAACATCTCAGCGAAGCGCAAGGCAAGCACAACCCGTACGAGCTTCACGAGCGCATGGGCAGCGAGATGACGGCCGCGTGTACCGTGGTCAAGACGGAAGAGCGGATGACCAAGGCGTACGGCGTGCTGCGTGAGATCAAGGAGCAGTACGAGGACATCCGCCTCTCCGACACGACAAGCTGGACGAACGCGAACCTCGGCTTCGCCCGGGCGCTGGGCGACATGATCCGCTACGCCGAGGCGACTTTGCTCGGCTCGATCGAGCGGAAGGAATCGCGCGGCAGCCACTATCGGCCGGACTATCCCGAACGGGATGATGCGAAATTTCACAAGACGTGCATCGCGAAGTATGACTCGGCCGGCGACAAGCCGATCATTGAGTGGGAGGACGTGCCCTGCCCGCTCGTGCCGCCGCGAGCCCGGACGTATGGCAAGGTCGAGGTGTCGGCTGAGAGTGCTGCCAGCAAGCAGGCCGATCTCGACAACAAGCCCGGCGGCGAAGGTTATAGCCAACGTCCAAGCGAGACGTCGCCGGTGTACGGCACGGAGACCAACGGCAAAGATGCGAGCGCATCCTGA
- a CDS encoding DUF1844 domain-containing protein produces the protein MAEEKDAPKLHIDADWKAQAQAEKQKLAEKSKAKQQQPEAGGAEAGGGAPGGMPPANFETLMSTMATQALFAMGAIADPRTGQRFQNLDLARHHIDMLGVLEEKTKGNLSEEESTTLAGTVYELRTRYVQLASAARTAGGEGE, from the coding sequence ATGGCCGAGGAAAAGGACGCTCCGAAGCTGCACATCGACGCCGACTGGAAAGCCCAGGCCCAGGCGGAGAAGCAGAAGCTTGCTGAGAAATCGAAAGCAAAGCAGCAGCAGCCTGAAGCGGGCGGGGCCGAAGCTGGTGGCGGTGCGCCGGGCGGAATGCCGCCTGCGAATTTCGAAACGCTGATGAGCACGATGGCGACGCAGGCGCTGTTTGCAATGGGTGCGATTGCCGACCCGCGCACCGGGCAGCGTTTTCAGAATCTGGACCTGGCCCGTCATCACATCGACATGCTCGGCGTGCTCGAAGAGAAGACCAAGGGCAACCTGAGCGAGGAAGAGTCCACCACGCTGGCGGGCACGGTTTACGAACTGCGTACGCGTTACGTGCAACTCGCTTCCGCGGCACGCACGGCCGGCGGCGAGGGTGAGTGA
- the tmk gene encoding dTMP kinase, which translates to MTDPNASWLPALRGRFVVFDGPDGSGKSTQFRRFTDYVEAAGIQVCHVREPGGTAVGEHIRKLLLEYRDDQHGQMDLHCEMLLFMASRAQLVRERIAPARQRGELVLADRFISSTLAYQGTAGGMAIDAIRQVGHVALGEHWPDLVVIFDVDEKTAASRLSPLLDRMEQKGSDYHRKVRQGYLDQAQADPSHHLVIDARAEPDIVFDRLTTGLRERAAAW; encoded by the coding sequence ATGACCGACCCCAACGCATCATGGTTGCCCGCTCTGCGCGGCCGATTCGTCGTCTTCGACGGCCCCGACGGCAGCGGTAAATCCACCCAGTTCCGCCGATTCACCGATTACGTCGAGGCCGCAGGCATCCAAGTCTGCCACGTCCGCGAGCCCGGCGGCACGGCCGTCGGCGAACACATCCGCAAACTACTGCTCGAATACCGCGACGATCAGCACGGCCAGATGGACCTGCACTGCGAAATGCTCCTGTTCATGGCCAGCCGTGCCCAACTCGTCCGCGAGCGCATCGCCCCCGCCCGGCAGCGCGGCGAACTCGTCCTCGCCGACCGCTTCATCAGCTCCACCCTCGCCTATCAGGGCACGGCAGGCGGCATGGCCATCGACGCCATCCGCCAGGTCGGCCACGTCGCGCTCGGCGAACACTGGCCCGACCTCGTCGTCATCTTCGACGTTGACGAGAAGACTGCCGCCAGTCGACTATCCCCCCTGCTCGATCGCATGGAACAGAAAGGCTCCGACTACCACCGCAAAGTTCGCCAGGGGTATCTCGACCAGGCCCAGGCCGACCCGTCGCATCATCTTGTCATCGACGCCCGTGCCGAGCCTGACATCGTCTTCGACCGCCTGACCACCGGTCTGCGCGAACGCGCCGCGGCGTGGTAG
- a CDS encoding 3-ketoacyl-ACP reductase encodes MNDTPTHRTAIVTGGSRGIGRGIAEALGAAGHNVVINYNSNADAAQQAADAVKAAGGDALIVQADIGQSDDRKRLVDEAIARFGRIDLLVNNAGVGPKVRADLMDMAEESWDWVLDVNLKGPFFLTQLVANRMIEQGEADQPPEAPPAIVNIGSISAYTASINRGEYCIAKAGIGMMTSLFADRLAPHGINVYEVRPGIIATDMTSGVKAKYDKLILEDGITPIRRWGKPDDIAKAVVAIATGLLPFSTGEVINVDGGFHMKRL; translated from the coding sequence ATGAATGACACCCCCACCCACCGCACCGCGATCGTCACCGGCGGCAGTCGGGGCATCGGCCGCGGCATCGCCGAGGCGCTCGGCGCCGCCGGCCACAACGTCGTCATCAACTACAACTCGAACGCCGACGCCGCGCAGCAGGCCGCCGACGCGGTCAAAGCCGCCGGCGGCGACGCGCTCATCGTCCAGGCTGACATCGGCCAATCCGACGACCGCAAACGCCTCGTCGACGAAGCAATCGCCCGCTTCGGCCGCATCGACCTGCTGGTCAACAACGCCGGCGTCGGGCCGAAGGTGCGCGCCGACCTCATGGACATGGCCGAGGAAAGCTGGGACTGGGTGCTCGATGTCAACCTCAAAGGCCCGTTCTTCCTCACCCAACTCGTCGCCAACCGCATGATCGAGCAAGGCGAAGCCGACCAGCCCCCGGAAGCTCCCCCCGCCATCGTCAACATCGGCTCGATCAGCGCCTACACCGCAAGCATCAACCGCGGCGAGTACTGCATCGCCAAGGCCGGCATCGGCATGATGACCAGCCTCTTCGCCGACCGCCTCGCCCCGCACGGCATCAACGTCTACGAAGTCCGACCCGGCATCATCGCCACGGACATGACCTCCGGCGTCAAAGCCAAGTACGACAAGCTCATCCTCGAAGACGGCATCACCCCCATTCGCCGCTGGGGCAAGCCGGACGACATTGCCAAAGCCGTGGTCGCCATCGCCACCGGCCTGCTGCCCTTCTCCACCGGCGAAGTCATCAACGTCGACGGCGGCTTCCACATGAAACGCCTCTGA